GGCAGCTCGACGTGGACGGCGTACGGGCCCGGCGCCTCGAGGGTGAGCGTACAACCCCCCAGAATGGCTTGGAGTACATGGGAGGAGAGGCGTACCGCGCCGCCCGCTGGGCACTCGCCGTCGTCCGCTTGCGCAACCTGCCGGGGCAACCACCGTGGGTGCCCGGCACCGCGCGCCTCGCCCGAGAGGACGGCACCTCGGTGAAGGTGCTCTCCATGGCCATGGACAAAGCGCAGCTCGCGCCTGGCGAGGAGGGCCTCGTGGCGGTGGAGACGGAGGCTCACCTCTGGAAAGCGAAGGACGTTCTCCGCCTCGAGTTGGTGGACAAGAGCGGCCACCGGCACCTCTCCATTCCCAACGTGAAGCAGTAGGAGCGGCGACCCATGACGACGCATGCTCTGCACCCGGACCAGCTCAAGCCCGGCGACATGGTGGGGCCCTGGCTCATCACCCAGGTGCTGGGCCGCGGCGGCTCCTCGCGCGTCTTCAAGGTGGAGCGCGACGGCCAGCCCTACTCCATGAAGGTGGCGCTCCACCCCCTCTCCGACTCCCGGGCGCACCTCTTCGAGGACAAGTACCCGGAAGAGGCGTACGTGGAGGACAAGAACGCCTACCGTCGGCTGGCGCGCGAGGCTGCGGCGCTTTTCACCTATTCCTCCCACCCCAACCTCTTGCGAGTGTACGGGGTGGACTTCTGGCCCAGCCCCAGCACGGGCTACCCCTTCCTCGTCACGGACTACGTGGACGGGGACACCTGGCATGAGTGGCGCTGGCGCACGCCTCCTCACGCCCTTCGGCTGGCGCGCACCTTCGGCGAAGTGGTGCGCACCGTGGGTGCGCTGCACGCGCGCGGCGTCTACCACCGGGACTTGAAGGCGGAGAACATCCTCATCCGCCGCGCGGATGGCCGCCCCTTCCTCATCGACTTCGGCACCGCGCGCCTGCCCGGCGCTCTCACTCAAACCATGGGCCTGCCCGAGGGCGTGCTGCACCTGGTGCCGCCGGAGTTGCTCGCCTACGCCCGTAGCTAGGCATGGGAAAAGGGGAAGCCCTTCCGGGGAGGCGCGAGTGCGGACCTGTACGCCCTGGGGGTGCTGCTCTACCAGGCCCTCACGGACTTGCACCCCTTCAACCCGGAGTTGCCGGACAAGGAGCTGGTGGCGGCCATCGCCACCGTCCCTCCCATGGCCCCCCACCTCCTCAACCCCCTGGCGCCGCGCTCCTTGAGCGACATCGCCATGAAGCTGCTGGAGAAGCGACCCGAGGATCGCTACCCCAACACCGAAGCGCTGCTCCAGGCGTTGGAGGAGGCTGCCGAGAAGGGGAGTTCGTCCCCCGCCTGGAAGGTGCCGCTCTTCCCCGCCGAGGAGGGCCTGGATGAGGCGGAAGAGGGCCTGGAGGAGCCACCGCCCCAGGAGGAAGAAGAAAGGGAGCCTTCGCCGGGGTGGCCGGAGCCGGAGCCCGAGGGACCGCAAGAGGTACAGCCGCTTGCCGAGGAGCGAGAGCCGCAGCCGCAAGCCGCAAGCGAGGCTCAGGGCGCGCCCCCGCCTTCACCCGAGGAGTCGGCACGGCAGGAGCCTCCCGCCGCAGCCATCCCTCCGCGCCGCGCCTGGAGGTCCCGGCTCCTCTTCGGAATGGTGGGCCTGGGCGTGCTCGGCCTTGCCTTGGGGGTGGTGCTCTCCTCCACACTCGCGCCCCCGCCCGCGGCGCTGCCGCCCGGGCCTGGCCGCTCCGCGAAAGGAAGTCCGCCCATGTCCACCTCTCCTCGCTCCTCCTCCTCGAGTCTCCTCGCCGCCTGGTTGTGCGCCACCGCCGGGTTGGGGTGTCCCGCCGTTCAGGTGAAGCCCCCGGAGCCCGCTGACTGCCCCCAGCAGGCCACCGAGGCGATGGAGGCGTTGGAGCTCCGGACGGCCAGTCCGCTGGAGGCGATCATCGACATCAACCAGCCCGGGCGATTCGGTGAGGAAGGCGTCTACCAGGACGGCCCCATCACCAGCCGCATTACCCGGGGAGACGGCAACCTTCCGGAGGGGACATTGCTCCACGGCCAGCTCTGGACGGGCTCCGGCATCGACGAGGACTGGGGGGAGAGAAAGCGGCCGGCCGTCATGGGCCGATACACCCAGGCCGTGCTACCGGATGGCCGGAAGTACCCGGTGTGCATCGTGCTGGGCGACCGAGACGGGCGTATCGCCGTATGGGAGGGCTCCAAGCCAGGAGCCTTCCTCCTCAGCCGGAACGTGCCGGTGAGCGCCGTCTGGCGTTGGCCCTAAAAGGCATAACACAAATGTACTGCCGGGCAGTGCCCTTTCGGAACAAGCGGTTTTTTCAGGCACTTTCCCAGGTTTCAGGTTGTTGACAACCGCCTGGGCTGAAGCCTTAATGAAAAAAGGGCCAGGTTTCCCTGGCCCCGGCAAATTGGGATTGAGACTCCCGATCTGCTCGACATACCCCCGTGGCGACGGAGGCATGACAGTGCACTTTGCTTATATAGCAAGGGTCGTGGTCCGTCAAACGGGGATGCCCATGAAAGGCACTCCAAGTGAAGTGGACCACCCTTGAAGACGAACTCCTCGAAGAAGAGATCCTCGGGACTCAACCAGCAGAGGTCCCGCTCCAGCCACATGTGAGTCGTTACTACGTCCCTTTGCCTCGGGGCAGGGAGGGCGAAGAGCTCAGACGGCGCTTTGAGGACAGGTTTGTCCATCTGGACATGCGCACCGGGAAGGTCTCGGATTCGCCGACGGTTCCTGGTGACGACGAGACTCGTAGTAGCGACCCGGCGACTGATTACCCCTAGCTTTAGGCTAGCGCTCAGGCGCCCTGAGTAGTCGGTGAGGACCGCCGCGGTAGAGCGACGCGGCGGTCCTCATTTTTTTGGGACTCGCTCGAAGGGCCTACGGGCCGACGAGCTCGCAGTCTCGTACGAGCACATCCATCATCAGCCCCGCGACGCGGCCGCGGATGGTGACGCGCGCCCCCTTGGAGAGAGAGGCCGCCTTCGCCGCCTGGGCTTTCCCGAGGGCGCACTGCACCCGGACGGCTTCGAACATGGCTCCATCGCTGAGCACCAGGTAGGCGTCGTTGAGCATGTCCTTCCTGATGTCGGTGACGGTGCCCGTCGTCTGAATGACGTGCCCCTTGAAGGTGCCGTCCGCGCGGAGCTCGTTGTCGCGGTACTCCCCGAGGAGCGTGCGGATCTCCACCGTCCGCGCCGGCCCCGACGAAGCGGAGCTCGTCGCCGTGGCGCCACCGCCCTTGAGTGCCGACACCAGCCCGCCGAGGAGGCAGGTGCCGAAGCAGAGCAGCCCCAGGCCCCCGAAAATGAGGGCCAGCACCTTGCCTGTGGACATGCCGCGCGGGCGTGGTGTCCCGCATTTCGGACAGGCCACCGCGTCGGTGGCCACCTCAGTACCGCACTGCTTGCACTTCACCAGCGCCATGTCCGCTCTCCCGGGACGGAACGTCCACACACGACGCTAGAGACACGTCGCTAGCGTCGTGGTGCGCGGTTGTAGGCGTTCCTAGGGTCCGCCGCAAGATGCTGCGGCCCCGCACACGCCGCCCAGAGAGGGCGGAGCAGTACGAGAGCGCGGCCTACCGTGAGCTGCAGGCCCGGCTGGCCACCGCCGTGCGGCGCCTGCGCGAGGAGCGAGGCTGGACGCAGGAGGAGGCCGCTCACCGCTGCGGCATGACGACGCGCCTCTTTCAGCGTGTGGAAGGAGCGGACGTCAACCTCACCTTCACCTCGCTCGCCCGACTGTGCGAAGGCTTCGGGGTGGACGTGGTGCAGTTGCTCAAATCGTCCGCGTGAGAAGCCGCCAAACGACGACGGGCCGAAGCCTTTTAGGCTTCGGCCCGTCACCACCGCACCAAGCTCTAGATGCGGCGCTTCCTGTTCGGACAACTGCGCTCGTGCAGGACGAAGCACTCCAAGCCGTACCAAGCCGCGTAAATCCTACGGCCGGCACGGGTGAAGTACGCCGTGCGCTTACACGCGCAACTGAAATGGTTGGTTCGTGAAACCATAGCCATCTCCTTTGCGTGTGCGCAGAAAGCACTCCCCCTTCCGCGCGGGCCAGACAGGGCCCTACGATTGACGATGGGGAGTGTACCGCGTAAGGTACAGTAACTCGCCGCCAAACGAGTACGGTGGTCCTTACGCTGTTAGGTCCCATCGAACGGCCGGTCATGGGACCCATTCCCATGCCCGGCCGAAGTTTTTCGGGGCTCTACCCCGTGAAAATCAGATAGCGAATCGCGCCACTCCCTAGAAGGGGATGTCTACATCAGGGGTCTTTTCGGGTTTTTCGCGTGATTGAAGCTGCGGGCGGCTGAACTCTCCGCGCCCATCCTTTTGAAGGACCCCGCGCTCGGCCATGCGATTCAACCAACTCGCGACGGCGGAGTAGCCCAAATCCGTGCCGACTGCCGCTTTCGCCAAGTCGTAGATTTCCGCAGTGGTGTGCGTCCGTCCGTCCTGAAATCGCTCAAGCGCGACCTCGTGCCATGCTCCTTGGGGATTCATGAGAACGGAGGGCACCTCCGCTGCGCTGGGGTGCCGAAAGGTCATCAACTTGGCCAACACGTGGCTGGCTGCTCTCGGCTCAAGGGAGCTGGCAAGCATGTTCCGGGTGCGCTCAAGCGCTGAGATGTCCGCATCGAGGTCTTCGCGTGCCTTGCGCTTCTCCGCGAGAAGCGCATCGATGGCAGCCAGGGGGGCAGTCGAGCTCACGAACGTTGATCTACATCGGCCAATTGCGCAGGTCAATGC
This portion of the Cystobacter ferrugineus genome encodes:
- a CDS encoding serine/threonine protein kinase, encoding MTTHALHPDQLKPGDMVGPWLITQVLGRGGSSRVFKVERDGQPYSMKVALHPLSDSRAHLFEDKYPEEAYVEDKNAYRRLAREAAALFTYSSHPNLLRVYGVDFWPSPSTGYPFLVTDYVDGDTWHEWRWRTPPHALRLARTFGEVVRTVGALHARGVYHRDLKAENILIRRADGRPFLIDFGTARLPGALTQTMGLPEGVLHLVPPELLAYARS
- a CDS encoding OB-fold protein, whose translation is MALVKCKQCGTEVATDAVACPKCGTPRPRGMSTGKVLALIFGGLGLLCFGTCLLGGLVSALKGGGATATSSASSGPARTVEIRTLLGEYRDNELRADGTFKGHVIQTTGTVTDIRKDMLNDAYLVLSDGAMFEAVRVQCALGKAQAAKAASLSKGARVTIRGRVAGLMMDVLVRDCELVGP
- a CDS encoding helix-turn-helix domain-containing protein, with the translated sequence MLRPRTRRPERAEQYESAAYRELQARLATAVRRLREERGWTQEEAAHRCGMTTRLFQRVEGADVNLTFTSLARLCEGFGVDVVQLLKSSA